The genomic DNA TCTCAAAATATAACCCCATAAGTCAATGATTCTACGGACATGTACCTTCATTCAAAGTATCCCTCGCAAGTAGTTTGTGGAAGTTGTACTTCtgacatgaaaaacaaaaactgggAGATCATTCATGCACAACACGGTTACCTTGAATCACAATGGCCACATTGCAAGCGGAACAATTGACAAGTAACTTCCACTAACCAAACATCGCCGTTATTTATGAAAATAGTATATATAGTCTCAAATGTTTTCTGAAGATAAGCTTTGATATACagctttatcaactcagttaataaaactaaattatctagAGATATAGAAAGCCTTAAGGAGCCATACTGATTGATACCTCGTGCTCTTTTTAACATCTATTTTGCGTTTCTGTACGTTCATGTTAACAACTTAATACTCTTTTAGCCGAAGACAGCGAAGAAGCGGAAGAAGAACAACTAGAAGACGCTCCTATAGAACAAGACTCCATGAAAGAAGAAACTTCATACGAAACTACTGAGGATGACACTCAGGAGGAGAGTGACCCAGGTGGGGTGAAACACCTTTCTAACACTAAAGCATGAAGTAGGCGAAAAAGATGTTGAAACTATTCTCTTGATGGGAGAAATCATAGATTCATTTTTAGGATTACATCATGCCACTGAATTTTCTCTTCGATCGCTAAGTTTAAAATGTACCATTTTGCTTCGTTTCTATCAATCATTCGATCAGTGATTTCCATAAATATAACTACGACCACGAATGTCCTGTAGCTCACGAGAGGAGTTTATGAATTGGAATACGCCTAATTTTCCGTTGGAGAACTGGGATTTAAGGCTGGGAATTTCATGGAATAGTTTGCTAGAAACCCGGTTCGATTATCTAATTTTTTGgcaatattttccattttcttcagAGGATAATATTACCGAgacaattaataataatttttaaggaTTTGATGTTCTAGTCTAGAAACAATTCGATATATTGTGgatgagaaattttttctttaaattcccaACAGAAAACAGTGAAGAAAACGAGGAATTGGCCGAAGAGCAAGATGAAGACTATTCAGGTAAAAATTACAATCCAAAAATGTATCTTCACAACTTGTGAATCACACCAATTACTTTACTCCTTCTTGAGCAATTATTGTTTGCATAACGAACTACTCGCTCCTTCTTCGTTTCATTAGATTCAGACCGAGAAGAGGATTTCTTAGACATGCCAAAGGAAGACATTGCTTATCGTCCTCCCCTGAGGTGTGGTCTGCGTCCCTACAACCCAAAGACTCACAAATGCTGCATCTACGGAATACTGCGTAAGGTGGTTTCGAGATATGCATCTTGCCCTCGTCCTCCCCCGAAGTGTGGTCTGCGTCCCTACAACCCAAAGACCCACAAATGCTGCATCCGCGGAATACAGCGTAACGTCGTTCCGAGATATGTATCCTGCCCTCGTCCTCCCCCGAAGTGTGGTCTGCGTCCTTACAACCCAAGGACCCACAAATGCTGCATCTACGGAATACAGCGTAACGTCGTTTCGAGATATGCATCTTGCCCTCATCGTCCCCCGAAGTGTGGTCTGCGTCCTTACAACCCAAGGACCCACAAATGCTGCATCTACGGAATACAGCGTAACGTCGTTTCGAGATATGCATCTTGCCCACGTCCTCCCCCGAAGTGTGGTCTGCGTCAATACAACCCAAAGACCCACAAATGCTGCATCCGCGGAATACTGCGTAACGTCGTTCCGAGATATGTATCCTGCCCTCGTCCTCCCCCGAAGTGTGGTCTGCGTCCTTACAACCCAAGGACCCACAAATGCTGCATCTACGGAATACAGCGTAACGTCGTTTCGAGATATGCATCTTGCCCTCATCGTCCCCCGAAGTGTGGTCTGCGTCCTTACAACCCAAGGACCCACAAATGCTGCATCTACGGAATACAGCGTAACGTCGTTTCGAGATATGCATCTTGCCCTCATCGTCCCCCGAAGTGTGGTCTGCGTCCTTACAACCCAAGGACCCACAAATGCTGCATCTACGGAATACAGCGTAACGTCGTTTCGAGATATGCATCTTGCCCTCATCGTCCCCCGAAGTGTGGTCTGCGTCCTTACAACCCAAGGACCCACAAATGCTGCATCTACGGAATACAGCGTAACGTCGTTTCGAGATATGCATCTTGCCCTCGTCTTCCCCCGAAGTGTGGTCTGCGTCAATACAACCCAAGGACCCACAAATGCTGCATCTATGGAATACTGCGTAAAATCGTTTCGAGATACGCATCTTGCCCTCGTCCTCCCCCGAAGTGTGGTCTGCGTCCCTACAACCCGAAGACCCAGAAATGTTGTGATCGTCGAATAATTGTTTCCATATATGGTAGTTGCCCTCTGAAGTACTAGTGGTTTCTTAAAATCCAGTGATCTACAAGGTACCTTGACCAGAGAGTCAACGAATTTTTCCTCGTGAGAGTTTacataaaaagtaacaaaatggGTAAAGCTGCACTACTTAAAGTAAAACTTATGAGCAATTAATATGCTAATCTAACGACGATGCTCATGTTAAAGACATTTATGTAATGTTCGgttgaaataaacttaaatgCTTTCCTCATTAATGTGTTGTTGCTGTCATAGAAATGAGGGGTTTCCCCATCAAATTTTGCTTGCACAATTTCCCTAGAATCCTTCCTTCGTCTCGTTACTCACGTCATTTCGTTTTTACATGCAGCTCTGAATTTGTAGCTGCCTTAAGGTTTAGCTTTCCTTGGTCTATAAGCGTGTGAACATTAAATGGCCGAGAAATTAACCTCAGCACTAACCTGGTAGAGATCACTAACCTGGTTCTAGTCCTTCTCTTCTGGTCCTTTGTTAGCGAGCAAAGACAAGTTATGCTATTAACTGAACATGGCTGAACACAGTTTTGAGTGCGTCGTGGTTTTCAATTGATGGGAGACATCGTGCTAAGagtcaaacaataaaaaaaaatatccctTACACAAGAATGACTCAATTTTAGTTTCATGTGGgttgtttttccttgaaaactaTATATATATCAATCTGAAGCTTAAAAATGTGGAATCAGAAGAAATGATTACCTTGAAGAATAAACTACACAGTGGAAATCAGCGGTTGATGGAGTGCGAAAACGTGCGAGGCTTTTTCAACAATCCGATCGGTTTTCGAGGAAATCATCATTGAACACGGCAGAGGGAGAAGTATTTGCACACCAGTAGCTATCGCGGTCAAACCGCCACCTAATAAAACACGAGCTTCAGAGCTTCGGACTCCTAAAGATTCTaaataaaaatagcattttGTGATTCGAGGAAGATGTGTTATGTGCAGTCAACTCTCAAGTCGTAAAAGGGAAAGAGAGgtctaagaaaaaaaagcgctAACCAGCGTAAGAGCAGAGAAGAAGGGAAAAACTAAAGGCGAAATCAGCGGCCAAATCGATCAACCGGCGATCCCAAATACAACAAAACGTGGCGATGAATTTACTCGGGTCtctaaaaggtttttttatccACCGTCAAACCTCTTTCAACAAAATATACCTATCATTGTAACTGGAGTCCCTTTGATAAACTTTGTCGCGAAAAAGCAGAGGAGTAGCTTACCCTCAATGTCCTTaatgtgacaaaaacaacttttaGCTCTATATAAATTAATCTCAAGAACAGTTTTTCCTCGACATCTCACTAACATTTAgtgatcttaaattatttttccaccaaactgcaaagaaatattttagctGAAGAATGAGTGAAGACAGTTTTTCTCGCAAAATTCGGCCCCTGAAGGTCTGTAAAATCTTAACGCGATCATTTAGGGTCCTACATTGAGATTGTCTCGCGGGGTCAGTTTTAAGGATCATTCGTGTTCAGGGATCATTTGCAGTCCTGGGATGCTTAACAGAGCGGCATGGTACAACTTCCATGTTATCTATCGCCACGGAAAACCTTTCTTCCTCTACACATCgatatgtatattctccatactgttcttggtacatttcctaaggtgcagacaaagagaatttgtttaaaaatgaagAGCCTCTTTGGTCTTTAgttaatttactttattttcgtGACTTTCATGTCTGACttaggggtgacattgtaaggagaaattagatgccagtcactcctCAAAGGGTCAATGAGTCAATTACTtggagtttttaattttgaaagtagAGTCTCAGTGAGCAGTGAAGAGACGTGTCTGACCATCATAGAAAACTACAAAGTGACAGCACTGGAAACGTCTCTCAAATTTAAAATGCTACTAAATTGTCTAGTCAAACGGGAGAACAACTATATCAGTGGTGTCAAGTATGATTTGATTTTGCAATCGTTCACTAAAACATTATTGATCATGTAATAAGGAGAACGTGATGTTCCTTTGTCTAATATCAGTGAGTGTTCGTTTTAACTTTTCTCGGCGGATATTAGCTGTTTTTGTCGACCTTGTCCAATATAAAATTTGCAAGCTTGTGACGTGAGCAATAATGCTAAACACCGGTTGAGTGTAGTATGGAACTCTTGGTCTTGTTCTGTAGAACTGAAGCATAAGTGCATGAAATTTCTTCTTCTGCTCGCATGGATTGTAGAATCGAATCGAAACTGCTGTGATTGTATAAATTTATGCTTCACtaatttaattaaaagttaCCACCTAAATGAACGATAAGCCAGAGGTTTAGATTAccgactgaaaaaaaaaaagagcaaatcaGTGGACGACTGTAATATGTCATTTGATGATGAGGGAGGGAACTTGAtttaatatttgataatttcttCCGTTTCACTTTGTTTCTTAGTCAAAAATCTGCCGATTTTATGTGTTAATGAAATGATATACAAAGGGAGAGCATCAGGGGACAAAGAAAGGGCTTTTTGTCCATGTTTAAGGCGGGCATGTCAA from Pocillopora verrucosa isolate sample1 chromosome 2, ASM3666991v2, whole genome shotgun sequence includes the following:
- the LOC131786602 gene encoding uncharacterized protein; this encodes MVKVQRFLAVLLAVVAVVNAETFEDNADNPEEVAAKSELLNLNEGLENPADQVEYKAEDSEEAEEEQLEDAPIERDTMKEETLYEATEDDTQKESDPGEDSEEAEEEQLEDAPIEQDTMKDEISYEATEDDTQEEGDPAEDSKEAEEEQLEDATMEQDTVKDETSYEATEGESNPAEDSEEAEEEQLEDAPIEQDSMKEETSYETTEDDTQEESDPENSEENEELAEEQDEDYSDSDREEDFLDMPKEDIAYRPPLRCGLRPYNPKTHKCCIYGILRKVVSRYASCPRPPPKCGLRPYNPKTHKCCIRGIQRNVVPRYVSCPRPPPKCGLRPYNPRTHKCCIYGIQRNVVSRYASCPHRPPKCGLRPYNPRTHKCCIYGIQRNVVSRYASCPRPPPKCGLRQYNPKTHKCCIRGILRNVVPRYVSCPRPPPKCGLRPYNPRTHKCCIYGIQRNVVSRYASCPHRPPKCGLRPYNPRTHKCCIYGIQRNVVSRYASCPHRPPKCGLRPYNPRTHKCCIYGIQRNVVSRYASCPHRPPKCGLRPYNPRTHKCCIYGIQRNVVSRYASCPRLPPKCGLRQYNPRTHKCCIYGILRKIVSRYASCPRPPPKCGLRPYNPKTQKCCDRRIIVSIYGSCPLKY